In Lathyrus oleraceus cultivar Zhongwan6 chromosome 2, CAAS_Psat_ZW6_1.0, whole genome shotgun sequence, the DNA window atttaataataatttGGAGACATGGACCTTTCACTCATACAAATGGGTGGCACTGGTTATAATCAGTGGTCACATATACAGTGACTTTGCATGTAAGCTTCCACTATTAAACATTATTATGAGTGCTCAGTGGGTCACTGACTTTGCATCATGGTTTTAATTTATGATCTTCATGTCATGTCTTTTCCATTGTTTCTTTTCTTTTGTGCATACTCGTTTGTTTTACACTAAAAACAAAACTCTGTAATAGCAAAATAGAAAAATACTAAAGGTTGAAAATCCTTCCAATAGGGTTCTGAACAAATGTGAATACAAAGGCAACAACTTCACATATATAATAGTATTCATTAAACTAGACATATAGTTGAAACTAGTATTGATCAGTTATATACATATTTTTCAGGTGTAACCAAGAGACTGCATAATGATGGCACAACAAAAGCCAACACAAAATATTCAAAACACTGGCTTGTGTCTCGTATAGCTTCTATGGATGTTAAGATTAACATGTTACACCAATTTCTGCTCTACAAAATGTACAAAATATATAACTAGTCAAAAGGTATACTTGGATAAACGTCGAGTCATCAGTCATGCTTCAACTTCTTTGCCACTAGTATGAGTTTCATCATTTTCAgaatcctcttcatcttcatcagCTAGTTTTGTTAGCTCTTCCTGAATCATAGTCATTAGAGATGCCTTTCTTGGGGTGAGATCCGTATCGAATTGCTTACCTGAACAATGATCAGCAATTGTGTTGGTCATATAAAATTAGCCTAAAATCTCATTATTATTTTCATGAATTCTATGATTTCCTTCTATCTCCAAAATTCTCATTTACTGATATATAATGGGACATTGTTCTTAAAGCCATAAAAGTTACTTTGATCTTAAACCAAGGACAAACAGGTAATAATAGCAAATTATGCATACCGAGTAGCTTCAGAATGTCCGTAAATGTCGCCTGCAAAAGAGAAGAAAATTTTATACTTTGGAACAGAAAACCTTAACTAGGGAGAGGCATAATTAAGATTAAAACCAAAACATTAGGAAGAATGATCAACACAACAGCAATCTTAATCTTAGTTCTATAAATTCCACTAGTAGTGATGAATGAATTAAACAACTTTCGGAGATAATGAAACTTCATACCGTATTGAAGTCAACTTGTTTGAAAATATCACATATTGCATTACGTAACTGATCATCACTGGGTTTTGACTTCTCTTTGTTTTTGCCTTTTCTTTTAGTAACCTTCTCTGCTTGACAAATACAAAAAGATTCATTTAAAAGATGTTAAGCTAATAGGAAAAGTTAACATGTTCATTCTAAAGAATTCAATGAGCGCCTTAAACAGAAAATGATAGATTATTTCACTAATTGCTACAACATGAAAGAACGTAGAGTTCACGATGCCTACCTGTATTGTCTTTGGAGGAAGACTTGGTGAGAGTTGAGGttttctgtttttcatttttcttcttccTTGAAAAGACCTTTGGACTTACCTCACTAATATCATCATCGGACTCGGAGTGTGTGGACAGTGATTTGTTAGTTCTTTTTCGTGGTGTGCGGGGTTTTTTCTGAAATGTTGTTTCCTTTGCTTTGCCTTTGGCCGCGGATTCTTTCTCTCTGGAaaatgttttatttattttactcACTTTCTTCACATCTTCAGATTCATTATCGGAATCACTTTTATCTTCACTTTCAGATTTCTGAGGCCTTTCATCCTCAGATCTGTCAGGAAAACCTTTTTCATTTTCCTCTTCTTTCTCAGAATCACTTTCTGTGTCAGTTGTAGTCTTTCTCTCCTCTTCTTCCGAAGAATCTTCATTTTTCTTCCGACTCTGAAAATCCATAAAGGTTAGAAAGCCAAATTTATTGGTTTCATGGTTTTAAAGCACTTTACCACGTCTAGTATATATCTAAAATTACATTTTAAATTTCAGAAGTTAAAAACATGAAATCTCACCTTAGCAGAGCGTTTTGACGTTGATGCTCCAGATCTCGATGAACCTTGCTTTGTTATGCGCTTGCGCTTTTTTCCTTTAATAGACTGATAATAAGGAAAACATAAATATGAATAGTTGCACCAGAAACACCCGTCTTGTGTTAAAGCAGACTATAATAATAACACACTAGTGGGAAAAGATTGATAAGAAGAGGTTATTATTATAAACCTTTTCTTGTTCTTCAAGCAATACAGCCCTTGTCACATGAGGGGCAACCAAAAAGTTTATTAGCTTTGCAATAATATCTTCCTGCATATGTAGAAGATTAATAGCATGAGAAATTAACACGTTAAATCAACGACAACATCAAGGACTGCATTGACAATTCCCCTGATGCACACAATGTACTCAAGCATGAAATGTGTCAACCGGGCTAAACCAACAAACCTTCCTAGTATTTGCCTTTGCAACTTGTATGTCAAGCACATCACAGACATCCAGCAACTTCTCTTTATTACACTTGTCAAATTTTTCTTTTACTTTAATCATTTGCTTTTCCTGCAGTAAAAACATTTGGTTTTAGAAGCTTAGGCATAAAAGCAAGAATTCATTTTGTTATATATAACTTGGTTGCCAGTTACAAGCATACCTCATTTTCATACCATACAAAACCAGAGAACCTTGATATGTTTTTCTTAACCACAGGTGCCTGTGAATTACACAGCAAAACATTAGTTAAATAGAAGCAAAATAATATCTGTTTGACCTGTTAATTTCATTATTCCATGTAAGTGTAACCTTTTAACAGTCTAAGGATGAACTCTCCTATAACATTAACTATATATGTTAACAGAAAACAAGTGGTGAAAAATATCAGTAATGAAAAACTTTGATTGTTCGAGAAGTAGGATATTATACCTTTCCTCTCCTACAAAAGAGGATTGTATGGAGAAATTTTAAAGTATCATCAACCTTCCTTCTAGATAATTTAAATGCCACTGAAAAATAAAATGCAAGAGTTATAAAGTTAGCTGTTCTGAAGAACCTCAACGTGTATCTGCGGCATAAAGTGCATTATTGACAGGAAAAGTAATAAAAGAGAAATCATAGATCATAATGGAAAGAAGAATTTGAACAAATAGAACACTATACCATTGGGTATATCTTTTAAATGCATACCACTACCCTGCAAAGCGAAAGAAATATTGTTAACAAAATAAGTTTCAATATAATAGCTCACAATTAGGGCTTACAATGAATCTGGAATGAATACCTCGTCAATAAAAAATTCTTTGGATACATCTCTCTCATATGATTCTACCAACCTCTCAACTGATTTCCTTTCACGTACAGGACGATTGGTTGCACTTGTACTTGCAGGAGTCCTTGGCTCTGTCTCTTTCACCTGCTCCTCATGGACGTTTCGTCTCCTGCGCTTTTTTAATCCTTTCTCAACTTCCATGTCTTCAAACTCATCTTCATTTGACTTATAGTCAACTTTATCATTAACATCCTCCTCCTCTTCTTGACTTTCCACCTTTTCACTGCTTTCACCTTTGTCTTTGGGGtcctttattttctttttaaCCTTCTCCACATTGCCCTTTCCTCTCCCACGCTTTTTCGATACTTTCTCAACTATAATATCTTCTTCAGTTGACTTATTGCCAACCTTAACCTTATCATTCTCCTCTTTTTCTTGACCTTTTTCCTTTTTACCGCTCTCATCTTTGTCTTCAGGGATATCCTCAGCCTTTTCTTGACCTTTATCCTTTTCACCACTCTCATCTTTGTCTTCAGGGACATCCTCTTCTTCCATGACATCTAATGCTGGTTTCTTAGCTTCAACACTTTCTTTTTCTTCTTTACTATCAGTACTTTCCTTAACATCAGTTTCTTCCCCCAATTTGTCATCCTCAAACCCATCATCATCTTTCTTATTCATTTTTGTTTCATTCACAAAATCATCTTTCTTATCATCTTCTGATTCTTTCAAGCCAACATCTTTTTTATCATCTTTTATTTCCTCCCCAACATTAAGCTTCTTATCCTCTTTCAATTCTTCCCCTTCATCGGCTTTCTTATCCTCTTTTAATCCTTCCCCTTCATCAACTTTCTTATCCTCTTTAAAGCCTTCCCTTTCATCAACTTTCTTATCATCTTTTAATTCTTCCTCTTCATTGACTTTCTTATCCTCTTTAAACTTTTCCCCTTCATCAACTTTCTCATCCTCTTTTATTTCTTCCCCATCACCAACTATGTTCTCATCAGTTACAATAACATCACCATCATCAGCTTTCTTATCCTCTTCCACTTCTAGTTCTTCCTCCCCATCAGCTTTCTTATCAACTTCCGTTTCTTTTATATCATCCTCCAAGATTTTACCTCCTTCAGATTTCAAGTCCTCCTTATCACCCATGTCATCTAAAGTTTTATCTGGCATGATATTGTCATTTGAGTCAGTTTTGGAAACTGTATTAACTGATTCTTCCTCACTCATACCGATCCGATCCGATCTTATCTATACTAAATCTATAAATTACTTCTTCCTGCACACTATTTGCACTTCACTTGTTTCTTCGAATCTAACAACTTATGTCTGTCAACGTATCCCAAAAAATAAGCCATAAGAAAACTCTAGTTTAAGAACATCATCAACATGCAAAAACAAAAATGGACCACAATTCCAATAAGCTTCAAAAAGATATTAGTAAGCAAAACAATAGAACACAGATTATCCATACAAATGAATTTTTTTCCTAAAATGGAAGATGTTTCAAACAGGTCCAATAAATGAAAATGTCCAACTGCTATCCCAACTGAAAAACCAAAATATATCCATTGACATGACAAGTTGCCAAAAAAATTACAATAAAAGCTTTAAAATAGACCCCATCATTTAACAAATGCAGTCTACAAACAATAAAAACAAGATAAACAGCACCCTCCAACTGTTAAGACTTCTGATGGAGCCTAAACAATGGTGGATCATTACATTGAACTCCACAAACCACTCCACCTCCCCATCAAGTCAGAACTAGACTTTGTTACCACAGTTGGGACTTCCGAGGAAGCCTACAACACTCAAGTAGATCATCACATTGGATtaaaagcaaacacacaagtgAATTTGGTCACCACATTGTCACCCAAAATCATATAGATCCTCTTGCTTATATGTTGCTTCAACACTTTTTTCTTTTTACTTTTGCATCCAACGAGACTTCTATCTTACACTTATCACACCAACACAAGCTAGGGTGTAGGAATAACTGAGCTATgaaaaaaacaaaacaaaaaactATGTGTGTTTGGTTTTGAGGTGAAGAAAATTGATTTTGAGTGAACTAATTTTATTAAATTGATTCCGGTTAAAAGTGAGTTGAAGGTAAATTGATTTATGTTTGAATAAATTCTGAAAAAGTGAGTTGAAGGTAAATTGATTTATGTTATGATACATTTCTGAAAAAGTGAGTTGAAGGTAAATTGATTTATGTTTTGATACATTTCTAAAAAGTGAGTTGAACAATAAATTTCAGTGTAAGACCCTGTCTAGACTCAAAAGCTATAAATCCTAACTTCAAGAAGAATCAATTCTAGAAAGCATAATCAATTCTATTCGAGAGCAACCAAACCAAACATGTGAAAATCAATTCTACACAATCAATTCTAGGAGCTCCAAACGTGACACCAAACATACACCAGTTGAATTTTGCACTACTTCCCAACAAAATCAAAAGATCAAGCACATGCAAAAAAACAAGGACAACCATAGttcaacaaaaaaaaactcaacaacACAACACATTAATGGTCAAAAATCAAACTCTACGCTGCATCAAGTACATAAGAACCACCCAGCactcaaacaaaacaaaaaatagGGTTCAATAGCATCGCAAACAATCAAATCAAAACCATACAATTTTCCATTTTTTTCTCAACAGTGATCACCAAAAGTTTCAAACAACAATGAACTTGATAAAACAGGAAGATTCAAACTTTGAATTGAAGAGAACATCTAAAGAGTGAAAAAAAGAGGAAGAAACTTACTAGTTGAGAAGTGAAAAGAGAAGATGGTAAAAAAGCTTTGGATTTTTCTACCTCGTTCTGAAAGGGGCTATTTCTGGctatttatattttaaaattcGGACTTCAAAAGCGGATTTTAAATGGAAAATTAAAATATCGACGGTGGAGATATGATCTTCATGGATACGTGCAAGATTAATCGTTGATTTCCTTTTCTTTTTATATGAGAAATTCATTCTttcctttgatttttttttctatgactaaagttttattttatttttttatttaatctattattttaaaaattatatttttgattattttttaatttttgtgtTGAATTTTAATCTTAAATAATGACTAAAATTCAATACAAAACTTTAAAAAACcaaaattataatttttaaaatagaataaaaaaacaaaatagaTAAACCAAAATGGTAATTAAATCTTTTTTTTATATGATGaatttattctttttatttttgttttattgTTGTGTGCAaattttgatttatttattttatttttatgtgaTTGCATGTAATAATAGAGTAATTAGTATTAGATTATATTGGTATACAGAATAAGAATGATTAGCAATTTTTTGGTTGGAATATGATAATTGTTTACTAAAAATATGTATGATCGTTATGATAAAATTGGTAAGCATCCAAATTATGTTTAACTATCTAAACTAAGAATTTCATGTTTTTAACAACGTACAAGCTTATTAAGTTATTAGTCATGCCAcaccaaaaaaaaaagaaattagTCATGCTAAATTCTAATTTAGTAATTAATAAATATATGACATTTAAACATTTTTTTATTACCGACAATTTAGAGAAGAATGTTTAATAATAATTAAGTAATTTGTTATATATCTTTTTGTTGATCTTAAGTTCACATCACTCCGACTACGAGGTATTATTTGTTTTAGGTGTAAGAACCATCACGATTTTGTCTTTTAAAAAAGGTGTCTCGTTCTGTACGGATCGACAACGGTGACGACTCTTTGTACTCATTATGAAGTTCTTTCGTTGGTGAATTAGGAGTGATGTCGAGTCTAATGTCATCAGTCACGTCCACCTTATAGCAACGATGTCTTCCATGATGGGATAGTGACAAAGTGCACATTAAACAATTCTTCTATCGGTTTGTTCTCTGATCGGCTTTAACAGATTTATCATATAGCATTGATGAGTAATGAGATTGATGGACGCCCGATTATGTTAGTCTTTCGTGGTGAACTTTAGTTGTGGAAAGTCCTTTTTACGTGGTGATTTTCCTC includes these proteins:
- the LOC127117584 gene encoding DEK domain-containing chromatin-associated protein 3 — encoded protein: MSEEESVNTVSKTDSNDNIMPDKTLDDMGDKEDLKSEGGKILEDDIKETEVDKKADGEEELEVEEDKKADDGDVIVTDENIVGDGEEIKEDEKVDEGEKFKEDKKVNEEEELKDDKKVDEREGFKEDKKVDEGEGLKEDKKADEGEELKEDKKLNVGEEIKDDKKDVGLKESEDDKKDDFVNETKMNKKDDDGFEDDKLGEETDVKESTDSKEEKESVEAKKPALDVMEEEDVPEDKDESGEKDKGQEKAEDIPEDKDESGKKEKGQEKEENDKVKVGNKSTEEDIIVEKVSKKRGRGKGNVEKVKKKIKDPKDKGESSEKVESQEEEEDVNDKVDYKSNEDEFEDMEVEKGLKKRRRRNVHEEQVKETEPRTPASTSATNRPVRERKSVERLVESYERDVSKEFFIDEGSGMHLKDIPNVAFKLSRRKVDDTLKFLHTILFCRRGKAPVVKKNISRFSGFVWYENEEKQMIKVKEKFDKCNKEKLLDVCDVLDIQVAKANTRKEDIIAKLINFLVAPHVTRAVLLEEQEKSIKGKKRKRITKQGSSRSGASTSKRSAKSRKKNEDSSEEEERKTTTDTESDSEKEEENEKGFPDRSEDERPQKSESEDKSDSDNESEDVKKVSKINKTFSREKESAAKGKAKETTFQKKPRTPRKRTNKSLSTHSESDDDISEVSPKVFSRKKKNEKQKTSTLTKSSSKDNTEKVTKRKGKNKEKSKPSDDQLRNAICDIFKQVDFNTATFTDILKLLGKQFDTDLTPRKASLMTMIQEELTKLADEDEEDSENDETHTSGKEVEA